The following is a genomic window from Chiloscyllium plagiosum isolate BGI_BamShark_2017 chromosome 27, ASM401019v2, whole genome shotgun sequence.
NNNNNNNNNNNNNNNNNNNNNNNNNNNNNNNNNNNNNNNNNNNNNNNNNNNNNNNNNNNNNNNNNNNNNNNNNNNNNNNNNNNNNNNNNNNNNNNNNNNNNNNNNNNNNNNNNNNNNNNNNNNNNNNNNNNNNNNNNNNNNNNNNNNNNNNNNNNNNNNNNNNNNNNNNNNNNNNNNNNNNNNNNNNNNNNNNNNNNNNNNNNNNNNNNNNNNNNNNNNNNNNNNNNNNNNNNNNNNNNNNNNNNNNNNNNNNNNNNNNNNNNNNNNNNNNNNNNNNNNNNNNNNNNNNNNNNNNNNNNNNNNNNNNNNNNNNNNNNNNNNNNNNNNNNNNNNNNNNNNNNNNNNNNNNNNNNNNNNNNNNNNNNNNNNNNNNNNNNNNNNNNNNNNNNNNNNNNNNNNNNNNNNNNNNNNNNNNNNNNNNNNNNNNNNNNNNNNNNNNNNNNNNNNNNNNNNNNNNNNNNNNNNNNNNNNNNNNNNNNNNNNNNNNNNNNNNNNNNNNNNNNNNNNNNNNNNNNNNNNNNNNNNNNNNNNNNNNNNNNNNNNNNNNNNNNNNNNNNNNNNNNNNNNNNNNNNNNNNNNNNNNNNNNNNNNNNNNNNNNNNNNNNNNNNNNNNNNNNNNNNNNNNNNNNNNNNNNNNNNNNNNNNNNNNNNNNNNNNNNNNNNNNNNNNNNNNNNNNNNNNNNNNNNNNNNNNNNNNNNNNNNNNNNNNNNNNNNNNNNNNNNNNNNNNNNNNNNNNNNNNNNNNNNNNNNNNNNNNNNNNNNNNNNNNNNNNNNNNNNNNNNNNNNNNNNNNNNNNNNNNNNNNNNNNNNNNNNNNNNNNNNNNNNNNNNNNNNNNNNNNNNNNNNNNNNNNNNNNNNNNNNNNNNNNNNNNNNNNNNNNNNNNNNNNNNNNNNNNNNNNNNNNNNNNNNNNNNNNNNNNNNNNNNNNNNNNNNNNGCCTCACTGCAAAAGTAACTGCAGCCCAGTCTTCCGGGTCTGCCTCACTGCGATAATAACAGCAGCCCACTATTCCCAGCATGCCTCACTGCGTTGgtaactgcagcccactcttcccagcctgTCTCACCGCGATAgtaactgcagcccactcttTCCAGTCTGCCTCACTTCAACTTAACTGCACCCACTCTTCCCAGCCTTCCTCACTGCGATACTCACTGTagcccactcttcccagcctgcctcactgcAATGCTAACAGAAGCCCACACTTCCCAGCCTGCCTCGTTGCAATAGTAGCTGCAGTCCACTCTTCCTAGCCTGCTTCACGACAATGGCaactgcagcccactcttcccagactgcctCACTGTGATAgtaactgcagcccactcttcccagcctgcctcatgACGATGGTAACTGCATCCCACTATTCCCAGCCTTCCTCACTGTGATAGCAACTAgagcccactcttcccagtctgcctcactgcgataGTAACTGCAGCCCCCTCTTCTCAGCCTGCCTCACTGTGATACCTGCAGCAGCTcactcttcccagcctgcctctCTGTGATACTAACTGCAGCAcactcttcccagcctgcctcactgtgatactaactgcagtccactcttcccagtctgcttcactgtgatagtAACTGCAGCCCACATTTCCTAGCATGCCTCATTGGGAGACTAACAGCAGTCTACACTACCCAGTCTACCTCACTGCGATAGTAACTGCAGCCTACTCTTCTCAGCCTgcctcactgtgatactaactgcaGTTCgctcttcccagcctgcctcactgcaaaagtaactgcagcccactcttcccagcctgcctcactgcAGTGCTAATagcagcccactcttcccagcctgcctcactgtgatgctaactacagcccactcttcccagtctgcttcactgcgATACTAACAGCAacccactcttcccagtctgcctcactgcgataCTAACAGCAacccactcttcccagtctgcctcacggCAATGCTAACagcagcccactcttcccagccAGCCTCACTGGGATGctaactgcagcccactcttcccagtctgcctcactgaaacagtaactgcagcccactcttcccagcgTGCCTCACTGCGATAGTAACTacagcccactcttcccagtctgcctcactgggATGCTAACTGTAGctcactcttcccagtctgcctcactgcgataGTAACTGCAGTCCACTCTTCCCAATCTGCCTCACTGCGATAGTAACAGCAGCCCACTCTCCCCAGCCTGCCTCACTGCAAAAGTAACTGCAGCCCAGTCTTCCGGGTCTGCCTCACTGCGATAATAACAGCAGCCCACTATTCCCACATGCCTCACTCTTCCCAGCCTGTCTCACCGCGATAGTAACggcagcccactcttcccagcctgcctcactgtgattctaactgcagcccactcttcccagcctgcctcactgcAATAGTAACTGCAGCTCgctcttcccagcctgcctctctgtgactctaactgcagcccactcttcccagcctgcctcactgtgatactaactgcagtccactcttcccagtctgcctcactgtgatAGTAACTGCAGCCCACATTTCTGAGCATGCCTCATTGGGATACTAACAGCAGTCTACACtacccagtctgcctcactgcgataGTACCTGTAGCCTACTCTTGTCAGCCTGCCTCACTGTGATAGTAACTGCAGCCGCGCTTCAAAGCCTGCCTCACTGCGAGACTAACTGCAGTTcactcttcccagcctgcctcactgcaaaagtaactgcagcccactcttcccagcaTGCCTCACTGCGAGACTAACTGCAGCCCAATCTTCCCAGCATGCGTCACTGTAGTGCTAATagcagcccactcttcccagcctgCTTCACTGCGATACTAACAGCAacccactcttcccagtctgcctcactgcgataTTAACAGCAACCCACTCTTCCCAATCTGCCTCACTGCGATAGTAACAGCAGCCCACTCTCCCCAGCCTGCCTCACTGCAAAAgtaactgcagcccactcttcccagcctgcctcactgcgatactaactgcagcccactcttcccagcaTGCGTCACTGCAGTGCTAATagcagcccactcttcccagcctgcctcactgtgatgctaactacagcccactcttcccagtgTGCTTCACTGCGATACTAACAGCAACCCACTCTNNNNNNNNNNNNNNNNNNNNNNNNNNNNNNNNNNNNNNNNNNNNNNNNNNNNNNNNNNNNNNNNNNNNNNNNNNNNNNNNNNNNNNNNNNNNNNNNNNNNNNNNNNNNNNNNNNNNNNNNNNNNNNNNNNNNNNNNNNNNNNNNNNNNNNNNNNNNNNNNNNNNNNNNNNNNNNNNNNNNNNNNNNNNNNNNNNNNNNNNNNNNNNNNNNNNNNNNNNNNNNNNNNNNNNNNNNNNNNNNNNNNNNNNNNNNNNNNNNNNNNNNNNNNNNNNNNNNNNNNNNNNNNNNNNNNNNNNNNNNNNNNNNNNNNNNNNNNNNNNNNNNNNNNNNNNNNNNNNNNNNNNNNNNNNNNNNNNNNNNNNNNNNNNNNNNNNNNNNNNNNNNNNNNNNNNNNNNNNNNNNNNNNNNNNNNNNNNNNNNNNNNNNNNNNNNNNNNNNNNNNNNNNNNNNNNNNNNNNNNNNNNNNNNNNNNNNNNNNNNNNNNNNNNNNNNNNNNNNNNgtcctcggatgctgcctgaactgctgtgcctttccagcaccactaatccaacaACTCCACAGCCAATGAACGGCTCTTGCGGGTTCTTCACGCCAGAGGGAGGCGGCAGCGAAAcgtgcgcacagcaagatcccacaaactgcaTGATGATTCACGCAGGGGGTCTGGCTTACTCACCTCCTTGAACGGTCCCGGTACATTTCCACATACACAACAGTGGGTTTGGATGGCATTCTCTAATTATAGCAGTCCACCATCCCCTCCCCTTTACAAACTAACCGGGTCCAGTGTTGCATTAGATCTCTctccacatacacacagacaggcaaaGGGGAGCTGAATATACAGTCCATTCCTGTTCCCGGTGCGTGCTGGATCCCATGTTCTGTGCACCTCGGCCAGTGTGAGAGCTGGGACTCAGACACAGTCCAACAGAAACAGTACTGCGCCACTCCACTAGCACTGCATCTGCCTGGTCCCACTTGGGATAGAGGCGATGGACCGGAGCAGCTGCCTGCAGATAGTCCCGTCCTGCTACCCTGGGTACTACCGCTCTCCTCGTGATTGGCTGTACATTTGGCTCCTGTGTAGGGTAAGGCTGAGGCAACAACAACTCTTGTGAGTGGGCTTTAATTTTTCCGAGCGAGGTAAGACcattgagagagatagagagaagggACTCCTTTAACTCTCTCATTCTATCGTAGGCACGCTGTTTCACctggggtggcggggggggggggggggggggacggcTTCACTGAATGATTGAAGAGTGTGGGGAATGTTAATGGAGAATCGCTCTGTTCGCCCACAGCAGACTCTGTGCTCCCAGGTTAGGGAGAGGTGTACACCGGGCACTGGGCAAGAAACCGAGCCAGACCGGGGGCTGTGCTGGGCATACTCAGATAAAAGTTTCTGTGCTGGAGAGGACTGACAGAACCTGGGACAAGGAGCTAAAACAGAGGATCAGGCTGGGGTGAGAGATGCTGTCCAcgaatgctgccggacctgctgagtttctccaattgtTTTTTTGCATGTGTCAATATAAATGAAACCAGACTGGCAAGTATACCTCCCATTAGCTTTCGAAATATACACTTAAAAACTCATGAACATGTTTGCTCAGAATGTGCGGAAACGCGTTGTAATTAATCGTTTAAAAATCGCTTTCGGCTTTGAACCATTAATTCAGTGTTTAATATCTCCTCTCGTTTTCATGTTTCTCTTTCGCAACTTTaattctgcaggttttttttgtttgggaGGAGGGGCTAGGTGTTCAGTTCATTTGCAGGTCGGTCCTGTTGTAGGTTGCGATTTCGGCTCGTCCGGTCCCCCACTTCCCAGTCACTTTCTGGTGATTTTATTCGGGGAGAATCGGACTTGTTTGCAGCAGCCCTAAGCTCTGTTCCAGTCCCTGAATACCTGCCTTGGCTTGTGCCTGTCAgattctctccccaccccccacaaagTGAAACTAGTTCCGTCCGTTTACAAGGGGAATTATTTGTCTTTTTGTCCCAAAATCGTCACGGTCTGAAAACACGAACATTGAGAGTTTGGTTTCTTTATCTTTGCTAATTGGGTACTTGCTCCAACACTGAGGTTTCGTTGTTAGTCTGCCACCTCTCGAGCGCTGAGGGATTTGTTTCCTCGGTGAGGGTAGGTTTCCTTCAGGATACTGTCGCCGTGTGAATATTTAATCTTTTACCACTCCAGCTTGCCAGGTTGCCGTTAAGTAAAACAGGTCTCATCACTCTTCATTTCTGTGACTGTGGAGCCCCACGTTTTGCTCCCAATCACTTCTTTAATGTTTAAAGCGCTAtgccttttttttgttaaattaacTCTGTTAGCCTCACTGGTAAAGCTGACACTGTCTGGCCCTGGTCTTTCAGCCAGTGTTTTAATGTTAGGCTCTTCATTCAGAGCTGTAGAGTGTCAATCGGATTGAAACGAAGATCTCACACAAACCAGGAgggataatgtttttttttaatccacccATTTAGGGATGCAGTGACTATGAACATCTCcggaggaggtgggacttgaacccaggactccagCCTgggtaaggctggcagatttcctgcCTGAGAGCACCAGTTTGCTTGTTGTGACAATCCCTCAACTCGAGATCACTTTAACTGAGAACAGTATTATTCCCAGACCTTCGGCTGAATTCCAGTACTCAAATTGCCAGCTGGAATGTGAACTGGAGATCATTACACCAGGCCCTGGGTTATTTATCCTGTCTCGTTTGTCTCAGAGTCTATAATCCTCTGTGGGTCAGAGACTGGGACTTCCTGCTAATGTCATTCAGTATGATGATTTTGATCATTGCAGCTCAGAGATCCACGTAAACCACCGTCATGAAGTGGATTACCTAATCTCTGCCTCACAGTGGCATGTCTGTGTGAACTGCTGTAGCCCTCAAAGGGTTCATTTGTTGTCACACTTGAGAAGTAATTCCAGATTCTGGACTGTGCTTCATCTAAAGCTAATGTGATGTTTTTCACAAATTCTATCCTTCCCCAGGTTCTATGAGATTTTGTTGTTTGTAGTGAGGATGGTGTGTCTTTTCAAAGAATGTGCTCGGAACATTCTTACTGATTTCCTTAGATTAACAGCAATCCCCATGAAGTTGCTCTGCAGTGAAAAACACTGTGCAATCAATGTATTCTGCTCTCAAGATGCAGCTgtctctgtagagtttgcacatcctccccatgtctgcgtgggtttcctttgggttcctcctacagttcagagatgtgcaggttatgtggatttgccatgggaaatgcagggttatagggatgggggggaggggggtatctgggtggaatgctctgcagagggtcagtgtggacttgataggccgaatggcctgcttccaccgtGTAGGGGTTCTAAAAGCCTTTTTTTCCTGGAATGTGTGGAAAGAGAAGGGAGTGGAATTAACTGGGTAACACTTTGAAAGAGCTAGCATAAGCACATTGGGTGAGTGAGTCCCATCTGTCCCGAGAGATTCCGAGCCACTGGGGAACTAACTGTCTTCAGAAAccttattttttttcctttcagattttacgcttggatttttaaaattgtctctTGTGCCAAAGGGATGAATTTAAATAAACAGCAAGAATTCCTAGAACAGATGATCCAGAAGCTATTTATCCTTGAGAAAACCAGGCATGGGAGAGGTAAACAGTGCAGTCAGGAAATTTATACCTCAGAGTAGGATTGCAGGCAACTATACACATTCTGCCTGTTGTGGTTCCATAGGTAGCCCTGTTCTCAGAGTcagaaggttatgggttcaagtccaactccAGAGAAATGAGTATAAACTCCAGGCTGACAGTCCTGTGCTGACCAAGGGAATGTAGTGTTCCTTCAGATTAAACATTTGTCCTGGGATTCCAATTCTCCCGGTGTCCCAGCCAATATTCCTCCTTCGAACAACATCATTGAAAGACATTACTCTGCACTATGGGAGTGTGCTGTCCACAAATTAGCTGCAGTGTTTCCTGTGTTACAACAGTGATCACATCAGGGAGGAAAATGATTAATTCACTGTAAAGTGTTTTTGGGACATCCTATAATTGTGAAAGGCATGAAATAAATTTTTTGTTGATCACTAGAAACtgtattacattttttaaaatgttgttaatgtccaATTATCCTTTTCTATGAGACATGCAAGTTCCCTCAGTATATCTGCACTTCAGCTATAGAAGTTTTGACTTCAATGCAGATGATCTCAACTTGTAGTAATAGGCACTGTTAaaataactaggagaaagtgaggaccgcagatgcacgagatcagagtcaaaaagtgtggtgctggaaaagcacagcaggtcaggtagcatccgaggggcagaagaattgacatttcaatgaaggtcttatgctcaaaacgtcgattctcttgttcctcggatgctgcctgacctgctgtgcttttccagcaccacacttttgacactGTTAAAATAACCTCAATTAGGAGTGctactatttagattagattagattagattagattacttacagtgtggaaacttttGGTATCAGGTTTATAACATTATAAGTTGGATTTCTTCTTTTTCATGAAATAGATTTGAAATATTGGCTGTGAAGATGGATCAACCATGAGTCTAAGCAGGAATGACAACAGTTGCCCTTTAGTTTTTGTCAAGAATATGATAGCAGTGCTGCATGCAAACTGGGCTGGAAACAAACAATGACTCTTATTCAGATCTGCCCAACCGATCTCACTGACGATGGACCACGATAACTCTTCCACTTTAGTTTCTCTTCCAGGTACAATAACTAATTCCTCAGAAAATTCCTCGGCAATGCTAATCACCTGGAATGAAAACAGTCAGTTAGGGCTGAGGATTTCACTGTCTGTCGTTCTGGGCATCATCACCTTGGCGACCATCCTCTCCAATTCATTTGTGTTTGTCACCATTTGCCTCACGAGGAAGCTCCATACTCCCGCCAACTATCTCATTGGGTCGCTGGCTGTCACAGACCTCCTGGTGGCTATTATGGTGATGCCCATCAGCATTGTCTACACTGTCATCAAGACCTGGACTCTAGGACAGATCATGTGTGACATCTGGCTATCTTCTGACATCACGTTTTGTACTGCGTCCATCTTGCACCTGTGTGTCATTGCTCTGGACAGATACTGGGCCATCACTGACGCCTTGGAGTACACAAAGCGTCGCACACCGGGTCGAGCAGGCCTGATGATAGCTGTAGTCTGGGTCATCTCAATCTGCATCTCCATCCCGCCACTATTCTGGAGGCAATCAAAAGCTCTTGATGAACTCAAGGAATGTGTAGTcaacaccgaccagatattctacaccATCTACTCCACTTTTGGAGCCTTTTACATCCCCAGCGTGCTGCTAATTATACTGTACGGCAGAATTTACATGGCAGCCCGATCAAGGATTCAGAAACCGCCCTCGGCCTTCGGAAAGCGCTTCACCACGGTACAACTCATAAGTGGATCAACCGGATCTTCCCTGTGTTCCGTTGGCTTTAACAGCCAGGAAACTCTCCCTCATTCCAGTGAATCTCCTGTCTACCTGAACCACATCAAAGTCAAAGTGTCCGATAGCGTCCTGGAGAGAAAGAGGATCTGTGCAGCTAGAGAGCGCAAGGCCACCAAAACCCTAGGGATCATCCTTGGCGCTTTCATTTTCTGCTGGCTCCCTTTCTTTGTGGTGGCCTTGGTAATGGGCATCTGCAAAGAGGCATGCTGGTTTCATCCTGTGCTCTCTGACCTCTTCACGTGGCTCGGCTATTTAAATTCACTCATCAATCCTGTCATATACACAGCTTTCAATGAGGACTTCAAACAGGCTTTCCAAAAACTCATACGACTCAAACGATGCTAACTGTAAGCCAACTCTATGGTAACAATGCATTTTCCTGTCATTTCACATatgataaagagaaagagagaccaaTCTACTGAATCTTGTTTTTAGGGACATTAATCTGTCTGCATTTATCTCGCACATTGTACGTTTTagtactttgatttttttttccacacagtTCTGTACAAGGGGATGGTACATTCACCATACTTGATGCACCTAAGTGGCGTAGTTAAGTTAAGCTTTTTTGCATAAGTGTGAACAAGAGAATAGAATCGCGATAATGCTGACATTCTGAATTGCACTACAGGaaccttttagaattttattatATTTAAATACAAGTCTTTTGTTTTATCATAATTCACTCAATGCAGATATTAAATATGCTCTCTGTTAAACAGTGCAATATTTATGGTAAAATATCTTCACTAAAGTAAGTTGTATAATGGCATACTGGCATATGTACTTGTATTGAAAATGTGGACATGTATGACATTGGAAGATACAGCACAAGACATTTCAAACATATCAATGGGAAATATGAAGATTTCACCTAAAACTTGCAGCAGGATACAATTGTTCTGAACTTTTATAATTTTGCATTCTTGTAACATTGTCTGCATTTCTGTAATCATTGACTGCCGGACAGTTTTCTGATGAGATGGTTAAGCTATGTCCTTCCAGTTTGTAGTAAGATCTTTTCAGAATCAGAAACTTTAATTTGTTCGAAAGAAATTAGAGGTGGCATAAAACACCTTGGTTATTAATCATTCTTCTGCTTTCAAGGACAGGTGCTTTATTTATATACAATACAATCCACAACCATACCAACATTCCTCGCTTACTAATAGTTTGTGACCAAGTCATCAAAACTGATTATAAGAAACTGCAAGGCTGATGCAAGTCACTGTAAAGGGTTAAGTGCAGGCCAGCAAGACTGCAGTTATACTGCAGACCTCTCTTTGCTTGCCAGACAAAGTTGAGGTGCATCTAGGAGAAATTTTAACCCATCCCATTCAGGAATTAAAGCATGGGCCTTTAAAGAAAGGCAGGACGGCTTACCCACAATCAGAATTTTTTTACCTCTTTAGAGCAAGTGGCAAGAATGTTTGTCTTTATTCTACAGATTGAGGACGGGTGCACACAGCCACAACTGTTACTGGTGGGGAGttgctttgtttttttcttttaggTGAAAACATAAGGATGTGGATCTGGAAATAGAAGAAGCTCTTACCAGTGTACTGGAACAGCAGGAGGGCTTCTCTTGTCTGTATCAGGAAAGGTTAGATCTTCTGCTCCCGCACTTCCCTCTTCAGGCTTGCAGGGTTGCTCCAAAGACCTGTCACCAATGTTTTAGCATCCAACAGGGCCATTtgacagctcaccacctccaCACCACCCCCTGGTGGGAggagttaaaatttcaggttgatgacctttttGTTTCTTGACAGGAGCAGACATGAGTGCGTACACtttattgactttttaaaaacttgaagtgTTCATGCGGCTCGGCAAACCTTTTCTAAGCCTAGTTTCACGCTGGACTGGAGCTGTGCTCCATTGATTTGGACAACTCATTCTACAGGGAGCCAGTCTTGAGGAGTTAGGAAGATCTGATTTCCCCTGCTCCCCAACACCTTCTCCAGCTGGGCTCTAAAATATTAGTCTAGCCATTGAAGTCcagaattgagtttaaaaactgCACTTGAGTCACATGGACATATTGATGCAGATGGGGGGATGCTTTTGTGGAGCCTACAGCAGAGTATGGACCAGGAAAGATGAATGGTCTCTTTTTGTGCAGTAAGCACTTACTAATGGCCCTATTTTCACACTAGTTCCACACCTGAAATTCCTTCATATAAACAGAGTCCAGACAGTGTGACTGAAGCTTTAGTGTCTTCTATGTaaagaatagggagaggctgaataggttggggctgttttctctggagcatcagaggctgaggggtgaccttatggaggtttataaaatcatgaggggcatggataggataaatagacaaggtcttttccccgggttgcgggagtccaaaacgagagggcacagttttaaggtgagaggggaaagatttaaagaggagctaagggacaacttttcgcgcagaaggtggtgtgtgcatggaatgagcttccagaggaagtagtggaggctggtacaattgcaacaattaaagacagctgaatggatatatgaataggaatggtttagagggctgtcagtcaaatgctgacaaatgggacgaggttaatttaggatattcgGTTGGCTTGGAtgaatttggactgaagggtctgcttccgtgctagATATCTCTATGATATCTAATGTCCCTATTGTTTaaagtgggttttttttattagaaAGGTTATTTCACTTTATCTAAAGTTTCCTACCCAATGAAATTTTCATTAACTTTCATCTCCCTGTGTTTCTTACAAGCACATGCTTCTATTTTGAGGATACCATTCAAGACAGACTGAGCAGGTGATCAGGAAAAGTGAAGAAACAGTTCATCAAGCTAGATTCATTCAGACCAATTCTACATACATTGTTTTGAGTATTTGCTGTTTGCAAAATGGATGCTCTATTTCTTACTATGATTATTGAATTAGTTGAGTGCCTGGAGGTTGATGAATATCAACTGAGAGGaaagttaatttgaaatcatGTTATGGGAGTGCTAAATGTTGGAAATCCACTCTGACATGTTTCATTGAAGGAATTGTCATTTCACAAAAAATGTACTGCTTTTCAAAAGTAATATTTTTGCCAAATTATAAAAGCCTATTTGCTTGATAGCCTGCACTGCTTAAGCCACTAAATTGGTTGCAGTACACACATACTTTGCTCAATCAGGTATTTATTTAATAATTATATATCAATGCATTTTGCCTGGAAGATTATCTTGTAAATATTGATGCCATAGTTATCAAAGGTATTTCCTTATATTGTGGAACTGTTATGCCAAATATCAAAGTTTGATCTGTCCACCTTGTGAAGTTAGTGAGGGCCTCTGCTGAATTTGACAACTCTCAATTAGAAAGTGATGGTATTGTCAAACGTGAATTGTCCCAGACTGTTGGAGAGGTGTATTAATTACACTAAAGCTGAATAAGTCTTCAGGTAGCCATTGCTGTAAGAATTTCTATCCATCAAAGTCTGGCTTACATTAAAATTCAGTATTGTACTGCaaaatgtatttgcagaatttaGTCAATTATTGCATTCTAAAGGTTGCTTCATTTAATGGTTCATTTGATACAGTCACTTGTAGGTTTGTCATGCAGGCTAGGGATAGTGGGTACACATCAGTCTGTGCTCTTAACATCCTTTCATTTGCAGAATCCAACAGCCTGGAAGGAAACAAACAGAgttccctttcttaaacattaACCTGGAAAGATGCTCTTGCCTAATTTAGAGTTGCAGCAGGATCAACCTGTTGTTTAACTCTACATTAACTGACACGTTTCCATAGACTTCCAACTCTCAGCAGAGTGACCACTTGGAGAAGAATTCGGAGGCTGATTATACCATTACTGGAATCAGATACTCAGGACAGTGGAAAGGAAAAAATGGAGATAAAATTGCCAAAATGCAATCTTGTATTTCTTTTCCTTGTAGCATAGTGGGTAGTGTCCCAGCCTCGGAGCCAGAAGCCCTGGGTTTGAGTTCCATTCTGATTTGATGGCAATTGGAATTGTTTGTAATGCAGCCAAAAAGGCCACATGTCAACCTGAAAACCCTTCCAATACACTCCAATGGCAGGAGGTCAGTGTGggagagtttcctggtcagccatttAAAGGAAAGAAAGTTAGAATAGCTTTAATAATGAGAGGGTGTTGTCACAACAACTCGGACTTGTAGTGGCT
Proteins encoded in this region:
- the LOC122563536 gene encoding 5-hydroxytryptamine receptor 1D-like; its protein translation is MDHDNSSTLVSLPGTITNSSENSSAMLITWNENSQLGLRISLSVVLGIITLATILSNSFVFVTICLTRKLHTPANYLIGSLAVTDLLVAIMVMPISIVYTVIKTWTLGQIMCDIWLSSDITFCTASILHLCVIALDRYWAITDALEYTKRRTPGRAGLMIAVVWVISICISIPPLFWRQSKALDELKECVVNTDQIFYTIYSTFGAFYIPSVLLIILYGRIYMAARSRIQKPPSAFGKRFTTVQLISGSTGSSLCSVGFNSQETLPHSSESPVYLNHIKVKVSDSVLERKRICAARERKATKTLGIILGAFIFCWLPFFVVALVMGICKEACWFHPVLSDLFTWLGYLNSLINPVIYTAFNEDFKQAFQKLIRLKRC